A stretch of the Streptomyces ortus genome encodes the following:
- a CDS encoding P1 family peptidase — translation MTVDALTDVTGLRVGHATRVGDGWLTGTTVVLAPEGGAVAAVDVRGGGPGTKETDALDPRNVVRKVEAIVLTGGSAFGLDSATGVMAWLEERGRGVRVGPDPHHVVPVVPAACVFDLGRGGDFRARPDAATGREAVEAAAASEQGAPVREGCVGAGTGAAVGMMKGGVGTASAVLESGITVAALVVANAAGSVLEPETGALYGELVQGRLGCPAAEVHRAARTRLAEAAAKNSVPPLNTTLAVVATDADLSKAQAQKMAGTAHDGIARAVRPVHLLNDGDTVFALATGAHPLADENPLALNDLLAAGADLVTRAIVRAVRAAESAEGPGGVWLSHGDLYGRG, via the coding sequence ATGACTGTTGACGCTCTGACCGATGTGACCGGGCTGCGTGTGGGGCATGCCACGCGGGTCGGCGATGGCTGGCTCACCGGGACGACGGTCGTCCTGGCTCCGGAGGGTGGCGCGGTCGCCGCCGTGGACGTGCGCGGCGGCGGGCCCGGTACGAAGGAGACGGACGCGCTCGACCCGCGCAATGTGGTGCGCAAGGTCGAGGCGATCGTGCTGACCGGCGGCAGCGCGTTCGGGCTGGACTCGGCGACGGGTGTGATGGCCTGGCTGGAGGAGCGGGGGCGCGGGGTGCGGGTCGGACCCGATCCGCACCATGTCGTGCCGGTCGTGCCGGCGGCCTGCGTCTTCGACCTGGGCCGGGGTGGCGACTTCCGGGCCCGGCCGGACGCGGCGACGGGCCGCGAGGCGGTGGAGGCCGCGGCGGCGAGCGAGCAGGGCGCGCCCGTGCGGGAGGGGTGCGTGGGCGCCGGGACCGGGGCGGCCGTCGGAATGATGAAGGGCGGGGTCGGCACGGCGAGTGCCGTCCTCGAATCGGGGATCACGGTGGCGGCGCTCGTCGTGGCCAACGCGGCGGGCTCGGTGCTGGAGCCGGAGACAGGGGCGCTGTACGGGGAGTTGGTGCAGGGGAGGCTGGGCTGTCCGGCCGCGGAGGTCCACCGGGCGGCGCGGACGCGGCTGGCCGAGGCCGCGGCGAAGAACTCGGTTCCGCCGCTCAACACCACCCTGGCGGTGGTCGCCACCGACGCCGACCTGTCGAAGGCACAGGCCCAGAAGATGGCGGGCACGGCACACGACGGCATCGCGCGAGCCGTCCGTCCGGTGCATCTACTGAACGACGGGGACACGGTGTTCGCCCTGGCCACGGGCGCGCACCCGCTCGCCGACGAGAACCCCCTCGCCCTGAACGACCTCCTCGCCGCAGGCGCGGACCTCGTGACCCGAGCGATCGTGCGTGCGGTCCGGGCCGCCGAATCGGCGGAGGGCCCGGGCGGAGTGTGGCTGTCGCACGGGGACTTGTACGGGAGGGGGTAG
- a CDS encoding MscL family protein, translating to MRGNVVDLAVAVVIGAAFTNIVNSVVKGVINPLVGAFGTKDLDKYSSCLKHPCNFDEATGTATSGIPIMWGTVLSATLTFLITAAVVYFLMVLPMSKYLARQAARQKAKENTQEVIEVTELAVLKEIRDALVAQRGSGQGER from the coding sequence ATGCGCGGGAACGTCGTCGACCTGGCTGTCGCGGTCGTCATCGGCGCCGCCTTCACCAACATCGTCAACTCCGTGGTGAAGGGAGTGATCAATCCGCTGGTCGGCGCCTTCGGGACCAAGGACCTCGACAAGTACAGCTCGTGTCTGAAGCACCCCTGCAACTTCGACGAGGCGACGGGGACCGCGACCAGCGGCATCCCCATCATGTGGGGCACCGTTCTCAGCGCGACGCTGACCTTCCTGATCACCGCCGCTGTCGTGTACTTCCTGATGGTGCTGCCGATGTCGAAGTACCTCGCGCGGCAGGCGGCCCGCCAGAAGGCGAAGGAGAACACGCAGGAGGTGATCGAGGTCACCGAGTTGGCGGTCCTGAAGGAGATCCGCGACGCCCTGGTGGCCCAGCGCGGCTCCGGGCAGGGCGAGAGGTAG
- a CDS encoding S-methyl-5'-thioadenosine phosphorylase — MANTENVEIGVIGGSGFYSFLDDVTEIQVDTPYGPPSDSLFIGEIAGRRVAFLPRHGRGHHLPPHRINYRANLWALRSVGARQVLGPCAVGGLRPEYGPGTLLVPDQFVDRTQSRAQSYFDGVPLVGGGTPNVVHVSLADPYCPVGREVALAAARGREWEAVDGGTLVVIEGPRFSTRAESLWYQAQGWSVVGMTGHPEAALARELELCYTSMTLVTDLDAGAAAGEGVSHDEVLKVFAANVGRLRGVLFDAVAGLPAGGSRDCLCASALGGMDPGVALP, encoded by the coding sequence ATGGCGAACACGGAGAACGTCGAGATCGGCGTCATCGGCGGGTCGGGCTTCTACTCGTTCCTCGACGACGTGACCGAGATACAGGTGGACACCCCCTACGGGCCGCCCAGCGACTCCCTTTTCATCGGCGAGATCGCCGGGCGGCGGGTCGCCTTCCTCCCTCGCCACGGTCGCGGGCATCATCTGCCACCGCATCGCATCAACTACCGGGCCAATCTGTGGGCACTGCGGTCCGTCGGCGCGCGGCAGGTGCTGGGGCCGTGTGCCGTGGGCGGGCTGCGGCCCGAGTACGGGCCCGGGACGCTGCTCGTGCCGGACCAGTTCGTCGACCGCACGCAGTCCCGGGCGCAGTCGTACTTCGACGGCGTGCCGTTGGTCGGTGGCGGCACCCCGAACGTGGTGCACGTGTCGCTGGCCGATCCGTACTGCCCCGTCGGGCGCGAGGTCGCGCTCGCGGCGGCGCGGGGGCGGGAGTGGGAGGCGGTGGACGGCGGGACGCTCGTCGTGATCGAGGGGCCGCGGTTCTCGACCCGTGCGGAGTCTCTCTGGTATCAGGCGCAGGGATGGTCCGTGGTGGGGATGACCGGGCATCCGGAGGCGGCGCTCGCCCGTGAACTGGAGCTCTGCTACACGTCGATGACGTTGGTCACCGATCTTGATGCGGGGGCCGCGGCGGGTGAGGGTGTCTCGCACGACGAGGTGCTGAAGGTGTTCGCCGCGAATGTGGGGCGGTTGCGGGGGGTTCTGTTCGACGCGGTCGCCGGGTTGCCTGCGGGGGGTTCGCGGGACTGCCTTTGCGCTTCGGCGCTGGGTGGGATGGATCCGGGGGTTGCGTTGCCGTAG
- a CDS encoding FmdB family zinc ribbon protein, whose amino-acid sequence MPTYQYQCTECGEGLEAVQKFTDDALTVCPNCSGRLKKVYSAVGIVFKGSGFYRNDSRGSSSSSSPASASKSSGSSSDSKPSGSSDSKSSSSSSDSKSSSSKSSSTSSSSGSNAA is encoded by the coding sequence GTGCCGACCTACCAGTACCAGTGCACCGAGTGCGGCGAAGGCCTTGAGGCGGTGCAGAAGTTCACCGATGACGCCCTGACCGTGTGCCCCAACTGCAGTGGCCGCCTGAAGAAGGTGTACTCCGCAGTAGGCATCGTCTTCAAGGGTTCCGGTTTCTACCGCAACGACAGCCGCGGGTCGTCGTCGAGCAGCAGCCCTGCCTCGGCCTCGAAGTCCTCGGGCTCGTCGTCCGACTCGAAGCCGTCCGGTTCGTCGGACTCCAAGTCTTCGTCGTCCTCGTCGGATTCGAAGTCGTCGTCCTCGAAGTCGTCGTCCACGAGTTCGTCCTCCGGCAGCAACGCCGCCTGA
- a CDS encoding MFS transporter, producing MLRTRGAWAFLLPGFAARQPFAMLTISIVLLVQHTTGSYGAAGAVAAVTGVAMALFAPFTGRLADRHGQRAVLLPGVAVHALAGLSLTALALADAPLWALFAAAVPTGASVPQVGPMVRARWGTKLQGSPLMTTAAAFESVTDELTFVLGPLLATALCTAVDPAAGLLTEAALTLVGGLLFAAQRGSQPPVGVGTGALCGSGAGDAGHARVKAVSALAVPGVRVLVVAFLGIGAVFGGMQVSLAAFSESIGEPGLNGVLYGTFAAGNMLSGIVCGAIAWKVAPRRRLLIGYAALALTASGLWAAQSVVVLAGVGLVVGMCIAPALITGYTLVEGLVPVGARTEAFTWLTGAVALGQATAVMIAGQLEDRLWDGAGFLVPMGGTLLALATLVGLRSRLAPPAVSRTVARGVGHRTPVAVD from the coding sequence CTGCTGCGCACGCGCGGTGCCTGGGCGTTTCTGCTTCCCGGCTTCGCCGCGCGTCAGCCGTTCGCGATGCTGACCATCTCCATCGTGCTGCTCGTGCAGCACACCACCGGCTCGTACGGGGCCGCCGGCGCCGTCGCCGCCGTGACCGGTGTCGCGATGGCCCTGTTCGCGCCGTTCACGGGCCGTCTCGCCGATCGGCACGGGCAGCGGGCCGTGCTGCTCCCCGGTGTCGCCGTCCACGCGCTGGCGGGCCTCTCCCTGACCGCGCTGGCCCTCGCGGACGCTCCGCTGTGGGCCCTGTTCGCCGCCGCCGTGCCGACGGGCGCCTCCGTGCCGCAGGTCGGGCCCATGGTGCGAGCCCGCTGGGGCACCAAGCTCCAGGGCTCGCCCCTCATGACGACCGCGGCGGCCTTCGAGTCCGTCACGGACGAGCTGACCTTCGTGTTGGGGCCGCTCCTGGCGACCGCCCTGTGCACGGCCGTGGACCCGGCCGCGGGGCTGCTCACGGAGGCGGCTCTGACGTTGGTGGGCGGCTTGCTGTTCGCCGCCCAGCGGGGATCCCAGCCGCCGGTGGGTGTCGGTACCGGGGCCCTGTGCGGCTCGGGGGCCGGTGACGCCGGGCACGCGCGCGTGAAGGCCGTTTCCGCACTGGCCGTCCCCGGTGTGCGGGTGCTGGTCGTGGCCTTCCTCGGCATCGGCGCGGTCTTCGGCGGCATGCAGGTCTCACTGGCCGCGTTCAGCGAGTCGATCGGCGAGCCCGGCCTGAACGGCGTCCTGTACGGGACCTTCGCCGCGGGCAACATGCTCTCCGGCATCGTCTGCGGTGCCATCGCCTGGAAGGTCGCCCCGCGCCGCCGCCTCCTCATCGGGTACGCGGCCCTGGCGCTGACCGCCTCCGGGCTGTGGGCGGCACAGTCCGTGGTCGTCCTCGCCGGCGTCGGCCTCGTGGTCGGCATGTGCATCGCACCCGCCCTGATCACCGGCTACACGCTGGTCGAGGGGCTGGTGCCGGTGGGCGCCCGTACGGAGGCCTTCACCTGGCTGACCGGCGCGGTCGCCCTCGGCCAGGCGACCGCCGTCATGATCGCCGGACAGCTGGAGGACCGGCTGTGGGACGGGGCCGGTTTCCTGGTCCCGATGGGCGGCACGCTGCTCGCTCTGGCGACCCTGGTGGGCCTGCGTTCGCGGCTCGCTCCGCCGGCCGTGAGCCGGACCGTCGCACGTGGCGTGGGTCACCGCACGCCGGTGGCAGTGGACTGA
- a CDS encoding potassium/proton antiporter → MGTTRREQPLTVHHLNQLLLVCSLVLLVAVAAVRISSRSGLPSLLVYLGIGVAMGQDGIGDVHFDSAELTQVIGYAALVVILAEGGLGTKWKEIGPGLPAASSLALVGVSVSVGVTATAAHYLIGLEWRQALIIGAVVSSTDAAAVFSVLRKVPLPSRVTGILEAESGFNDAPVVILVVAFSTAGPVDHWYHLIGEIALELVIGAAIGLAVGFLGAYGLRHVALPASGLYPIAVMAIAVTAYAAGALAHGSGFLAVYLAAMVLGNAKLPHWPATRGFADGLGWIAQIGMFVLLGLLVTPHEMGDDIWPALVIGLVLTMVARPLSVVVALLPFRMRWQEQALMSWAGLRGAVPIILATIPMVSGIEGSLRIFNIVFVLVVVYTLVQGPTLPWLARRLGLSKSDSETADLGIESAPLERLRGHLLSVAIPDGSKMHGVEINELRLPAGAAVTLVVRGGESFVPLPTTVLRRDDELLVVATDPVRDAAERRLRAVGQGGKLADWLGTGGDR, encoded by the coding sequence ATCGGAACGACGAGAAGGGAACAGCCGCTGACTGTCCACCACCTCAACCAGCTCTTGCTCGTCTGCTCGCTCGTTCTGCTCGTCGCGGTGGCAGCGGTTCGGATCTCCTCGCGCAGCGGACTCCCCAGCCTGCTCGTCTACCTGGGCATCGGCGTCGCCATGGGCCAGGACGGGATCGGCGACGTCCACTTCGACAGCGCCGAACTGACCCAGGTCATCGGATACGCGGCCCTGGTCGTGATCCTCGCCGAGGGCGGTCTGGGCACCAAGTGGAAGGAGATCGGGCCGGGGCTCCCGGCCGCCTCCTCACTGGCGCTCGTCGGTGTCTCGGTGAGCGTCGGCGTCACGGCGACGGCGGCCCACTACCTGATCGGGCTGGAGTGGCGGCAGGCGCTCATCATCGGCGCGGTGGTGTCCTCCACAGACGCGGCGGCAGTCTTCTCGGTCCTGCGGAAGGTGCCCCTCCCCTCGCGCGTGACGGGCATCCTGGAGGCCGAGTCGGGGTTCAACGACGCCCCGGTCGTCATCCTCGTCGTGGCCTTCTCCACGGCGGGTCCGGTGGACCACTGGTACCACCTGATCGGCGAGATAGCGCTGGAGCTGGTCATCGGAGCGGCCATCGGGCTCGCGGTGGGCTTCCTGGGGGCGTACGGACTGCGGCATGTGGCACTGCCCGCCTCCGGCCTCTATCCGATCGCGGTCATGGCGATCGCGGTCACCGCGTACGCGGCCGGGGCGCTGGCGCACGGCAGCGGCTTCCTCGCCGTGTATCTGGCGGCGATGGTGCTCGGCAACGCGAAGCTGCCGCACTGGCCCGCCACCCGCGGCTTCGCCGACGGGCTCGGCTGGATCGCGCAGATCGGCATGTTCGTGCTGCTCGGCCTGCTCGTCACGCCGCACGAGATGGGCGACGACATCTGGCCGGCGCTCGTCATCGGCCTGGTACTGACCATGGTGGCGCGGCCCCTGAGCGTCGTGGTGGCCCTGCTGCCGTTCCGTATGCGCTGGCAGGAACAGGCCCTGATGTCCTGGGCCGGGCTGCGCGGTGCCGTGCCCATCATCCTGGCGACGATCCCGATGGTGAGCGGCATCGAGGGAAGCCTTCGCATCTTCAACATCGTGTTCGTCCTGGTCGTCGTCTACACCCTCGTACAGGGGCCGACGCTCCCCTGGCTGGCCCGCAGACTGGGGCTGTCCAAGTCCGACTCGGAGACCGCCGACCTGGGGATCGAGTCGGCGCCCCTGGAGCGGCTGCGCGGGCATCTGCTGTCCGTGGCCATCCCGGACGGGTCGAAGATGCACGGCGTCGAGATCAATGAGCTGCGGCTGCCGGCGGGGGCCGCGGTCACGCTGGTCGTCCGCGGCGGAGAATCGTTCGTGCCGCTTCCCACGACCGTGCTGCGGCGCGACGACGAACTGCTCGTCGTGGCGACGGACCCCGTCCGCGACGCCGCCGAACGGCGCCTGCGGGCGGTCGGGCAGGGCGGAAAGCTGGCGGACTGGCTGGGGACGGGCGGGGATCGCTGA